The genomic segment TTATGGTATTCGGTGATAAGGTGAACTTCCTAAATGAAAAACTGTACAATGCCTGCAATTTTTTATTAAACAAGATCATTATGCCTGTGATACCCGTCTTTATTGGCGGTCTGGCAGTCAAAATTGCGAGTGATAGAATGCTACAGCCTGTGATAGATCACTACTCAGTAATGTTGCTTGTGATACTGATTAGCTCTATTTCATATTCCTTATTTTGGTATTTGATTTTAACTGGAAAAAGGGTAGGCTCTGCTATCTTGAATGTTGCACCTGCACTGATTACAGCATTTACGACCATGTCAAGTGCTGTGACTCTGCCAGCTTTGTTGGTTGCAACAAAGAAAAATACTGATGATTCGCATGTGGCGAGTGCTATATTACCTCCAGCGGTGAACTTCCACGTTATGGGTGACACATTCAATATTACGATTACCTTGATGGCTATTCTCTTTACCTTCACGGGTAAAATGCTAGGTATATACGACCTATGCGTATACATCTTTTTCTTCATTGTTTACCGTTTTGCCACTATTGGTATCCCAGGAGGGGGAATAATAATTTTATTACCTTTCTTTAGTTCACGCCTTGGATTCACGCCAGAAATGTTGACACTCATTACCACTTTGTACGTTGTTTTTGATCCTTTCCAGACGGTGCTTAACATTTTTGGTAATGGTGCTTTCGCGATTTTTTTCAGTAAGCTGTACAAGGGTAAAAGGACAGCTACAGTTAGCAAATGAGGCCTTATATTACGGGGGTCTTGGTTAAGGATTTCCGTAATCATGCTTTTTGGACGGGGTCATTTAAATGCAGGCATGTCTTGCTTTGCGGTAAAAACGGTGCCGGCAAAACAAGTATACTCGAAGCTATATCAAAGTTATCTCCTGGGTTGGGTCTCAGGTCTGCGAGTAATATCGAGATGGTTAGATCTGGGTCTCTTTCTTGGGAGGTAAGTCTGAAATTTGCCGGTAGCACTGACTTAAGGGAAGTCGGAATGGGCTATTATGAGGATAAACGAGTTACTAAATTAAATGGGAAGTCCATTCAGTGTTTCAAGAAGGTAATTGACCTTGTCAAGGTTATGTGGCTCACCCCGCAGATGTCTAATTTGTTTACCACTGATAAGTCTGTTAGGAGAAAGTTTTTTGACCGTATGGTTGCACTTTCTGAACCTCAGCACCTTGAGAATCTTGTGATGTACGAACGTTTTAAGTCAGAACGTCTGAAGATTCTTAACGCAGGTGCGTCCAAAATGTGGTTAGATGTTAACGAAAAAAAACTAGCAGAGTTATGCATAGCTATTACTGATGCCAGAGTGAGTTTCATCGGACAACTGATGAGTAATTTCCCTTCTAAAGGTTTTGGTTCTCCAGAAATTAAATTGTTCTGTCCTGTCGCAAGTGCAATTGGTAGGGTAGGTTCTTCTCAGCAGATGCAGTGTATTCAGTCCGCTCTTGAAAGAAGTAGAGCTATCGATACTGTCACTGGGAAGATGCAATTTGGTGTACACCGAACAGACTTTCTTGCTACAGTACGACAAGGAGACAATACCGCTAGATGCTATTCTACTGGGGAGCAAAAGTTACTTATTTTAGGGATAATACTTGCTGCCGGTGAACTAATAGACATAATACTTCTAGATGATATTTTTGCTCACCTAGATCTGCATAACTCTTCAGCCTTTCTTTTGGAGGC from the Neorickettsia sennetsu str. Miyayama genome contains:
- a CDS encoding cation:dicarboxylate symporter family transporter encodes the protein MRIFNIATVLIIIAVFMWVDHITLNIRSAMYAVSLTIQDVILMILPFVIFSALLDLIVKMRAKASGLLISFVFFVVASNVLAICLAYLVGRIFLPDVQNIVDESVAVLAPMWRLHLPQLIRTEYAMPLSVVTGTVLLMVFGDKVNFLNEKLYNACNFLLNKIIMPVIPVFIGGLAVKIASDRMLQPVIDHYSVMLLVILISSISYSLFWYLILTGKRVGSAILNVAPALITAFTTMSSAVTLPALLVATKKNTDDSHVASAILPPAVNFHVMGDTFNITITLMAILFTFTGKMLGIYDLCVYIFFFIVYRFATIGIPGGGIIILLPFFSSRLGFTPEMLTLITTLYVVFDPFQTVLNIFGNGAFAIFFSKLYKGKRTATVSK
- the recF gene encoding DNA replication/repair protein RecF (All proteins in this family for which functions are known are DNA-binding proteins that assist the filamentation of RecA onto DNA for the initiation of recombination or recombinational repair.) — encoded protein: MRPYITGVLVKDFRNHAFWTGSFKCRHVLLCGKNGAGKTSILEAISKLSPGLGLRSASNIEMVRSGSLSWEVSLKFAGSTDLREVGMGYYEDKRVTKLNGKSIQCFKKVIDLVKVMWLTPQMSNLFTTDKSVRRKFFDRMVALSEPQHLENLVMYERFKSERLKILNAGASKMWLDVNEKKLAELCIAITDARVSFIGQLMSNFPSKGFGSPEIKLFCPVASAIGRVGSSQQMQCIQSALERSRAIDTVTGKMQFGVHRTDFLATVRQGDNTARCYSTGEQKLLILGIILAAGELIDIILLDDIFAHLDLHNSSAFLLEATKKNCQFFFSDLDNSKFAQFANVIHTIPV